The Setaria viridis chromosome 6, Setaria_viridis_v4.0, whole genome shotgun sequence genome contains a region encoding:
- the LOC117862108 gene encoding large ribosomal subunit protein eL31, whose protein sequence is MAGKKGAAARKEDVVTREYTINLHKRLHGCTFKKKAPNAIKEIRKFAQKAMGTTDVRVDVKLNKHIWSSGIRSVPRRVRVRIARRRNDEEDAKEELYSLVTVTEIPAEGLKGLGTKVIDEAD, encoded by the exons ATGGCGGGGAAGAAGGGAGCAGCGGCGAGGAAGGAGGACGTGGTCACCAGGGAGTACACCATCAACCTCCACAAGCGCCTCCACGGCTG CACATTCAAGAAGAAGGCGCCCAATGCCATCAAGGAGATCAGGAAGTTCGCGCAGAAGGCTATGGGCACCACTGATGTCCGGGTTGACGTGAAGCTCAACAAGCACATCTGGAGCAGCGGTATCAGAAGCGTTCCACGGAGGGTTCGTGTGAGGATTGCCCGCAGGAGGAACGACGAGGAGGATGCCAAGGAGGAACTCTACTCCCTCGTCACCGTCACTGAGATCCCTGCTGAGGGTTTGAAAGGGCTGGGAACCAAGGTCATCGACGAAGCGGATTAA